A single region of the Rhipicephalus microplus isolate Deutch F79 chromosome 10, USDA_Rmic, whole genome shotgun sequence genome encodes:
- the PIG-V gene encoding phosphatidylinositol glycan anchor biosynthesis class V translates to MNSSVVVLALFSRFVMFLLQIAFNWAVPDHNADAFRSPWPLSRDLGDRLVSWLFGGLTRWDSQYFLHIAEHGYTYEQTLAFFPLYPWLVRQTADGLVDPLTNACLSRHSVLVLSGALVNVSFFAVAAVALHRLTHQLFSKEHADEAVLLFCFNPASIFFSACYSESVFAAISFLGMLLLEQNRPNLATFFFCLGGLVRSNGFLSAGFLLYSGLVCGLTPVRSVFRASFCILPFLLFQCYAWSLFCIPDYSQRFSHAVLNQAAESGFRLAGRNASKWCSNLLPFSYGYIQSHYWDVGFLMYYHLKQMPNFILALPVVIAILHSSVSALKRCSDSRHIPYLLHVVGFLMITVLFANVQVVTRLIAASSPVLYWTTFLGSNQVEKKSRSVVWADVAVNLWQSDIHSKRIVTYFLGYAVLGTALHVNFLPWT, encoded by the coding sequence ATTGCCTTCAACTGGGCCGTGCCTGACCACAACGCGGACGCTTTCCGGTCGCCCTGGCCTCTGAGCCGGGACCTGGGGGACCGCCTCGTCTCGTGGCTCTTCGGCGGCCTGACGCGCTGGGACAGTCAGTACTTCTTGCATATCGCCGAGCACGGCTACACGTACGAGCAGACGCTGGCTTTTTTCCCGCTGTACCCGTGGCTCGTCCGCCAGACCGCCGACGGCCTAGTCGACCCTCTCACCAATGCCTGTCTGTCACGCCACAGCGTGCTCGTCCTCAGCGGCGCTCTCGTTAACGTCTCATTCTTTGCCGTCGCCGCCGTGGCGCTGCACCGCCTGACCCATCAGCTCTTCTCCAAGGAACACGCCGACGAGGCAGTCCTCTTGTTCTGTTTCAACCCAGCGTCCATCTTTTTCAGCGCCTGTTATAGCGAATCCGTGTTCGCAGCCATCAGCTTCTTGGGCATGCTGTTGCTCGAGCAGAACAGGCCGAATCTGGCGACGTTTTTCTTCTGCCTGGGCGGCCTTGTTCGGTCTAACGGGTTCCTGTCTGCCGGATTCCTGCTGTATTCTGGTTTAGTCTGTGGCTTGACACCAGTTAGATCCGTGTTCCGGGCATCATTCTGTATCCTGCCATTCCTTCTGTTCCAATGTTACGCATGGTCACTGTTTTGCATACCTGACTACTCTCAGCGATTCTCTCATGCAGTGCTGAATCAGGCAGCTGAGTCGGGGTTCCGGCTGGCCGGGCGTAATGCTTCCAAGTGGTGTTCGAATCTTCTCCCTTTCTCCTATGGATACATCCAGTCACACTACTGGGATGTCGGTTTTCTAATGTATTATCACCTGAAGCAGATGCCCAATTTCATTCTTGCATTGCCGGTCGTCATAGCCATCCTACATTCCTCGGTCTCTGCTCTAAAACGATGCAGTGACAGCCGACACATTCCATATCTTTTGCATGTTGTTGGTTTCCTTATGATCACAGTTCTCTTTGCAAATGTTCAAGTGGTGACACGGCTGATTGCTGCCTCAAGCCCAGTGTTGTATTGGACGACATTTCTCGGTTCCAACCAAGTTGAGAAAAAGTCTCGCTCTGTTGTCTGGGCAGACGTTGCAGTGAACTTGTGGCAGAGTGATATCCATTCTAAGCGCATTGTCACCTATTTTTTGGGTTATGCAGTATTGGGAACGGCCTTGCATGTCAATTTTTTACCATGGACGTAA